agcCATCCAGTGCAGCTTGATCTCAAAGGCAGAGTTAAGGGAGAAGTTGCCATGGTAATAACAGCTGCACCATTCAGTTCGATCGCTGCGATTGTTGACGTCCACATCCAGCGTGACCGTCTTCTGTTCTGGGACTGTAGCagctggaggacagacagaggacagagggaggtggacaggcagacagacaggaagccaagggagcaacagaagaagaagtagatGGCATGATGGGTAGGCGGTCAGAAGAGTGAGGGCAGAGAGGTGCAGAGAGGCGGAGAGAGCTGGATGGAGGGAGCAGACTGAGGCTGAGACTGGTATGCTGATATATTTCTAAGAACCTGATGTGAGAACTGTGAGCTTCATTATGATAAAAGGGACAAAACTATGATCTCACAAATCTCACAGGGATCCTTGCATGCTAACTATATAGTATGCCTGACTTGTCAATATGATATAGTATAtctttttttagcttttaaATATTTGCTTGCCTTGGTTGGACTGCTTTAACTTGTTTACAATACTCTCAGCATATGTGCAGCTCATGTGGCAGAATAACAGCAGATGGTGCTGTGAGACAAATGATGTCTTTATATTAAGTTGCTAACTAgttcatgaaataaaaaaagcagcttcagcagcagactgctgctgccccgctgctctaaggaacggtacaggaagtccttcctgccgtccgccatcagactctatagctctgtgactgtcagagctgtgctcactaactgggactaaagcatcatcacaggtgcatttcaaactcctcagttacattaactgtgtttttatgcttctatCTTCCCcctttgatctgctttatgtgtgtgtatgtacatattctttctctgctgtcatgacacacagcagagtttttgctgtttattgtatttatccttttaaaatgctgctactacaactcaaattccccacggggattaataaagtaaatcttaatcttaaatacaTTGCGggaaaataataaacaatgtCATCATCATGTAGCAATGTAGCTAGCTGAAGTCTGTCGACACAGATCAGCAACAACATTCTGACCACTGACAGGTGAtgtgaataacactgattatctggttaccatggcagctgtcagtgtgtcatATTATGCAGCAGTTTTTCTTTGACATCACATGGATGACTGGATATGTATGTGTACCTTTATTTCCACGACAAGGCCAtgtttgtcattgtgtgtgCAGCATTAGCGTGAAGTTTGCAAAGTTACTGCAGCAAGCATTTTAAATGAAACTTCAAATGGCTGCATGAAGCTAAAACAGAGCTGAAGCGGCAACAGTGAGCGAGCTGCATTGAAGCATCAGGAGGAGAGCGTCAGGTGAGGACATCGCACAACCACAGCACTACTGAACCACAGCCACTTACACCACAGCATGCACTGATACACCACACAACTAGCACTACTACTGCTAGATCAGCTGCATACTAATCACACAGCATGCACTGACAAGGGTGGAATCTTTGATCACATCAATCAGggatgtgccccccccccccattagaCTGATGAAGGACTACAGACACTGTGCATGCAGGAGAACACACCACCAGTTGTTTAATGCAGATCTACAGGCCACTGCGAGGAGAGCTGagccctgtgtctgtgtcacacagATAATAAAGTGAGGAAAAGATGTATTACTGGGAAGCTGAGTTATGTCTTATGTCTGCGAGGCTCATTATTTTCAGTTTCTATGATGTGAATGCATTTATTGGTGCCAATTATTTAAAATAGCAATTTGTGcttaattatttaattagaAGAACAGACACAACCTCCAATCCATCAAGACCACACATATTACGGGGcagcagtggtatagcagggttgtccagtaaccggaaggttggtggttcgatcccaactcctccctagtcactgttgtgtgtccttgggcaaggaaCTTCACCCGCATAGCCtgcagtgtactcactggtgtatgccttaagcaatttccccattgtgggactaataaaggtttcgtAATTTAATTTATCACACCAGAAACTGaaaacaatgggcctcaggatgaTGATTGCTGTGATGAGTGGATGTCGATGAAGGTAAACTAATATAGAAATAAAGATCCCTAAAGCAGATGcctcctctgcactgtgtgACATGTAAACACTGGGCCCAGACAGTCCCCTGAGGTAGACCTGAGTGTGATCTGCATCAGGCTggatgagggaggaggagctggctcCCCTGCGGTGTGGGCCGGGCTGAGAGGATCGGGCTGGGTGTACCTAGCAGTGCGGCGGCCTGGCTGCGTCCTCCAAAGCTGCGGCTGAAGGAGCTGTGCCTACTTGCGTAGGAAGCTGGCCGGCTGGGCAGCCAGGGCAGGAGGAAAGCCGGGAGGTCACAGGGTCGTCGTTCCTCCAGCACGAAGGCCACCTCAAACCACTTCCTCTGGAACAGGGCGAAGTCCTCCAGGGCTGCAGTTGACCAGCCTCCCGCTGCCGTGGTGGAGAGCTGTGAGTTCAGGCCTGAGAAAAAGAACATGCTTTGTAATTGGCATATAATTACGTACAGACATAAACACcaactgctctgctctgtgttatTTTACCATCCTTCTCTCCTACTATCCTGTAGAAGTAGAAGCCGTAGATGAAGGTGCGCATGGCGTCTCCTGAAGCGTGGGCCACCAATCCTTCATCAAGCATTttctacacaaacaaacatacacacaacagtgaACTATACACACCTGACCATCAAAAGCTcccaaaataaacagattttTACACAAATCCTGAAAACAGACAAAGATAATAAGCAACAATATTATAATTGCTCATTTATATATTCAGGAAAATGATCTGACACTATGCCGCCCTCTCTTGTTCATTCACAAAGTCTTCTTCTTATCTGTACCTGCATGATATCAATGGCCATCCCCTGTGTGGCCACGCCCTCCACATTGTTGACCAGCCAATGGACAACCTCCGCACTGATAAAGCAGTTGAGAGGCAGCCCCTTCTGCTCTGGAAGCAACTGTACACCTGTGCTGTAGTACCAAAAGACAATATCAAAGAAATGTATCGGGAATTTAACAGAAAATACTGAAGCTAACATGGAAGGttaaatgaaaacagacacagcaCAAGACGCATCTTACGTGGGATGTTTGATGGCCTCCAGGATCTCTAAGAGAgttgaagaggaggacagagagagggctcCTGCTGCGGACTGCCCACTGTGAACACATCACTGATCAGTGCTGAACTATTCATCATTTATTCTCactgaggagacactgaggctgGTCTGAAGCTTCTGACTGTTTCACCTGGTGTCTGTGACGCTGACTGCTGCCTCTCCTGcaggctgtgctgctgctgctgctgctccggcTGAAACTCCAGGCTGGACTCCTTTATCTGCAGCCTCACTGCTTTCAGCAGGCAGCTACACAGAAGTGAGCTGTTTCAGTCAATACACAACAAGAACGCTTTCTTTTTCACATCTAGTGCAATCAGCCATGCAGAAGGTTTAGCTGCCAGAATTTGAGATTCTTGCGGCAATGCCAGTACAGTGGGGGTTTGTGTATATAAACAATTACTTTAAATACTCTAAATTGTTGTGTGATTTCTTGAGTTAAAGCCATGATCTCAGGTCACTTCGTTCCAATTCATCCTTCTGGTCTAAGTGGAAAATTTAAAAAGACAATTAGGCGTAgacaattttaaaaaaaaatgcgaCATGCCTTAGATGTTGCCCCTGTGGAGGTATGATCCTTTATTTCTCAAAGGTGAAATAAAGAATCACAGTATGTGGGGGAAAAACCCTGCTCCACTACAGTGTTTGGTTGTTTAagacagtaaaaacaaatcatcacATTTTTATGTGATTTTTCCTCAGTCAGCACAGCAAACCTACATTTGATTGAATTATGAACTTCCAACTGTGTCTTGAACGCAGCATTAGCACAAAAAGAGGGTGTTTTTTTAGAAGAGCCCACTTCCTATTTATGGCATTGTACCTACGACTAGTCCTCTCTAATGAATGTAGCTAAAAATAACTTCTTACATCTGCTACTGGACAACAAAAGCTAAATTTTATAACATTTATTGGCTAGTACAGTCCTGAttatatatagaaaatataaAATGAAGAAGGATAAACatcctttcttctttcttccaggTGATTTTAAGGTGGTTTTGATGATGTCGCCCTGGCATTCTGCTAattgatgctgattggtcagttcagatgaGGACTGACCTGACTGAACACTGTGACCACTGACAGGTGATGTACATCacactgattatctggttaccatgacACCTGTCAGAGGGTGGGATGTATTAGGATGCAAGTAATCATTCTGTCCCTGAAGCTGGCGTTAGAAGCAGGAAAAACGTGCCGTCACTAAACAGTTATAAAAGAGTATTTTTCTACATTTGAGTGgatacagtgggtacagaaagtattcagacccccttaaatttttCACACATaagttatattgcagccatttgttgAAATCagttaagttcatttttttcctcatgaatgtacacacagcacctatattgacagaaaaacagaattattgacatttttgcagatgtattaaaggtagggtaggagattttgaaaactcagtgagagtcagccagattttgaaagtaaacacacgcccctttctctcagagctcaccctgaagccacgcctcccaaccagtctgtgacttcggccatcatgcacgtacctctctggtgcgcgcagagcaggaagagagtgacaaccagccaactacatgtgcaggtgcgcctcgtaggattggctgatgtttttagcgttttatagcttccacagatgattcatattcttcgttttaaagcgaaactgccgaactaatcggttgctatcggattgtaaagagaagttacactaatttaacaaaaagtgtatcagaatgaaatctcctaccctacctttaaaacagaaaaagtgaaatatgacatggtcctaagtatcagagcctttgctgtgactcatatattgaactcaggtgcgtccatttcttctgatcatccttcacatggttctacaccttcatctgagtccagctgtgtttgatgatactgattggacttgatcaggaaagacacacacctgtctgtataagaccttacaatgaggatcatgaggtcagaggaactgactgaagagctcagagacacaaTTGTGGCCAAGGTTACAGAAacattctgctgcacttaagaTTCCTAAGAGTACAGTGGCCAGACGTTTGGGAGGACCAGAAATCTTCCTAGAGCTGGGCTTTATGGCAGagtgatatttcactttttcttttttttttaaaaatctgcaaaaatgtcaacaattctgtgtttttctgtcaatatgtggtgctgtgtgaacattaatgaggaaaaaaattactcaaatgattttagcaaatggatGCAATATAACAGgtggtctgaatactttctgtacccactgtacatatatttttaatCCCTTAAATCCCTGTTGAAAGCATGATGAAATTTGACAAAATTATTGTTTGTATACTCGATGGTTTTAGACTACATTATCATAGGATTCCACTCCTTCTGTCTTAAGATCGCCCCCTGTGGACAGATGGTCGAATAACAGAAATTTAAAACACTTGTGCAATGTGATTTATATAGTGGTGAGCCTGACTCAGTCTCAGTCATTATTGGCCAACAACTGATACAGTACATGTTCAACATGGTTGCTGATCTAAAAACTTAAGGTTCAGCCTCTCATCCGCATGTATAGATACCACAGGTAAGAAGTGAGAGTCCCTGTTTTACCAACCCAGTGCTACTGTCATGCAGGGAACAGGACGACAGTATGTTAGTATGAGTGACACTGACTACACACTCAGTATAAGTGACTGGATCCAAAGGGGCCCTGCAAGTCAAGAGTCATGTGAATCCCACACAGTGTGTTGCATAGCATGCTCATGCAGTGAAGCACagtaagacaaacacacacaccaaaacacacagcttcaGCTTACTGACCTGAGAGTGATAGATGTAGGAGGAGCGAGGGCTACGTATTAAATCCAAAATAAAGGCAGCGTCCTGTCAGCATACAGGAAGAACATAGCCCAGGATCAAACACCAAAGCCCCGCAGCAGGAACAGAACAGATTCAAAGATAGCAACAGATATCAAAGGGGAGAAACAAAAGCAGAGGCTCCACACCAAAGCACCAGCAATGAAGAACCATTTGTTCAAAAGATCTGGCTGCAGTTTGAAAAGTACACGCGTCAGCAAAGGCTGAATGGCTGAAGCAAATCAACTTATTCTGACACACGAACAGAAAAAACACTTACCTTACGTGGACTGTCTACGTATGAGGGAGCTGTGGCAACATTTGAAGGGTCACTGACAGCTGCTGAGGGTttagcctgctgctgctcctccagtgtcctgacaggaagcagaaataATGCAGTCAAGACTGAGATCCACAGGTCCATGTGGGGTGCAGTGCTAAGAGGAGACTCACTTCTGGTTCTGCTCCATCTCAAGTAGGGCTGATAAAGCTGATGTGCCTTTCTTTCCTTGAGGTGGCGCCACAGGCTCAGTGGGGTACGGAGGGAGCGGACTGGTAACCTGCAGTCCTTTCATTGGTGTGCCCTTCTGctgcatgagagagagaggagacagtgtCCGTTACTGTTCTTCCTGAAGAGACGCTGATGATACACAATAAGTGCTTCATGTACAAAAATGTGTAAACTAGTTCGAGCTCACCCTGATAATCCTGTCAGAGCGATGGCGGCGCCGAATGCGGTTGAGGCCTTCCAGGAAGCGAATGAAGCCATCCAGCAGGACCCAGTCCCCGCTGCTGCACATTCCAGCACCCGCTCCCTCCCCATACACGTCCCAGTGCCCCTCTCCGTCAGCCACCCGCCGAGCCCCTCCAGctggcagcaggaggaagcgGGTCCTCCAAAATTTCAGAGAGTCAATCAAGCTGGAAAGGAAGAACGTGGCAACAAGAATGAATGTCTTCTAGCATTATTTCAATTTACACACAGTAACAATCACATCTGAGTCTCTCTGTGATTGTGACTGCATGTGTACCTGAAGTCCTCAGAGCCAGCAGAGCAGATGTACTGGTCCAGGTAGTTCCACTTGTATTCTTCTAGTCTCTCGTGTCCAAACTCCACCCAGCAGGACACAAACTGGGCTTCAGAGTGTGGAGGACACAGGCTGTAGCTGTACTGAATCTGAGCAGACTCATACGGGTACCTGAAAAATAGACACACATGAGAAGGCAAATTATGTCAGTCTGATTATGTTTTCATAACTATTTCAGCTTTTAGCCAATTATTGCTGCTCTCCGCTTCTTTCAGCTATGTTAACTGACAATTATTTTTTGTATTGCCTGTAGTTTCAGTGTAAACTTCGGCAAACTGGAGGCTCTTATGGGTCTTATTTGACGCATATGTGTCTTTGGTAACTGCacgctttgtgtttgtgtatattgGATGCTGGGATGCACTCACTTTGGCAAGTAGCGAGTCACAGTGATTATCTTGTCTTTGAGGCAGACTTTGTGGAAGGTCCGGCCCATGCTGAGCCAGTaaactgtctcctcctcctctgctcgaCGCAGAGACACCAGCCCTGAAACCAGAAGGAGAAACAGGGCACATATATTTCACAAAGGTGCTGAGgtgagctgctgctttaatagCTATAAGAGACTGAATCTATGAAGTTCTTCATCTCTCCTGAGTCCCTGGGGCTGTAAGTGCAAGTATTTGACCAGGCAGAACACTTTTCAGATCAGTTGTCATTTTAATGCTCTAGTagtctttttaaatgaattctTTATCATCTGTAGCCTCAGGTATACCTTGACCTGCAGAGCTGTTGTTCTAAAATATCTAGCAAAAAGGGCTGTCCTGTACCTAACATGTAACCTTATGCTACTGTAACAATAAGAGAAACGCTATTACAAGCAGCAGCGCCCAAAACCTTCAATTGTCCCATACCTCAGGTCAGCCACATTATTTAAGAAGTTAAGAGCTTCACTGAATAAAAGGAATTAAGCAAACCTGTTTGTTTCATTAGCAGCAGGTTACATTTTGCCACTTTCAATGGCAAGATAAATCTTAGactttatgtttttacataCTACCAACACTCTAATGATGCGAATTGACTTGTTATTTGTCTGTCTTATTGTAAATGAAACGTATATTCCTTTACCTCTGGAGTAAAGAGGACTACTACCAAGAGGCGTGGCCACGGCGGGCTGTGGTTTCCTGTTATTAGGCTGGACGATGATCTGGTAGCCCTGCATCAACCTCTGACAAATAAATTCTTCAAACACCTGAGAGGCACTCATCACTGGAGCTTCATCTTCTCTCCTAAAGGAACAGACAAAAAAGTGAACAGCCAAAATGCAAAATACTGTAGCGTTTGATCTtggttgtgcttttttttcctaatcTAGCCCACCTGTCCAGGTCACTATGTGGCAGCAGGTCATAGCAGCCTTCAGTGTAGTCGTTCTGCAGCGTCTGACGGTCAGGGAAGTAGTCAGTGGTGAGGGGGAGACAAGCCGGTGTGGTCAGAGACTTCCAGTCTACTCCAACTGTGCAACAGAAGCTGGGCACTGTCGGgggtgcagacagcagcagggctTCACACGCacgcaaacacaaaacaaaaaaatccccACGGCAAAGACAAACGCATGTACCCAGAGTGGAGAGATACATGTGTGTTGGGGTGGGGAGAGAtgaaaggaagggaggagatgaagatggaaaagaaagagtgaagaagaaaagaggggaagaaaaaaaaaaacaagagaagtgTTACTTTGACTGGACTGGTCACCCTTGCTGGTGATTCCTGAGGAGCCTGTAGCTGTGAAGCAGTGATCAGACATGCAGATTGTGCCCCTGTGACAGTCACTCTGTGATTGGCAGTGCTCACAAGAAAGTGAAATGTGTGTCCTTGAGTTCAGCAAAGGTGTGAGCTGAGTGGATTTAAGCAGAGAAATTACATCATGCCAACATATGCACCGATTAACATCTCAGTCTGAAATTACGTGTGAAAGATCAGTTTGATAGAAGCACAGATTTTCAGAGATATTGTGGAATGCCATGCAGACGTGAGACATACAGAGAAGCCTCGCAAACAGGTTGTGATGCAGGAAACTTTTTGTGAGGAGAGGATTTTACACCTACACATAGAGCTTTTATAAGAATAACAGGAAAAAGCTCAGATAAAGACAGAGCAAAGTTTGACAGAGAAAGTGAGGGTACAGAGGGACGAGGAGAGGGTAACCCCAAACCACATGACCTGAAAGCGCTGTTTTATCTGTGACCCCTGGATACAGACGACCACTGGAATCCCTTCTCTGCCAAAGCTGAATAAGCCctcacaggtgaaaacaaacacctctgAAGGTTTATTGCCATCATTAGTTTTGAGCCTGGAGTATAACTATGACAATTTGTGAGACTTAAAGTGTTTTGGTTTCTAAAAGGGTAAGACGGACTCACTTGGATCGGTGCCGCTGGGGGAAAAGTCTTGAAAGGAGGAGCCAGTTTTGGTGAGAGTTCCTGTAAAAAGTGCACAATTACAAGAGAAAGAGCAGAACATAGCAGTTACAACTTGATGGTTATATGATTATTTTCACTGTAGCGAGACCTGCTAGttattttctaaataaatacCAGATTTCCAGGGAGCCCATAAATTTATTACTACCACTGTTGTTGCTGCCCGGACTTCCTGTGaactcctccatccctccaccaACGTAAAGACCGTTCTCTCCTGCCTGCCTGGAGGTTGTGCGTCTtcaatgaagacaaaaacaagaagcaTTCATCTTGCTGTCTTGCTGTGCTCCAGTGTGACACGGCGTATGAAGGAAGCATTTGCTCTAACCTTCCAGTGGCCTCGTGATAggccagctccagcagctccgcAGAGGTGTGAGCCGGAtctctctgctggctgcccTGCAGTTCTGCCATGTTCTGTCTGGTCTGATGATGGATCTGGATTGGCTCCCCAGAAGGACCTGAAGAACGACAACACACAGAATGCTCATTGAAAATACCACCTAATTCCTACCATAAAAGCTTTTCCCATTttcatacaaaaacaaacacaatcataATGATAAGTTACCAATAGTGAAAACATGGAAACTCCACAAGCTATAGATATTTAACTGTTTGCATTTCCAGACTCCGGTTTTCAATTAATTCTGCGCaagaaaaaagtgtaaaaagacAGAGTGGCTTAAATCTTGCTgaatttttgtcacatgactaaTGGTTGCAAGTCAGTCGGGGCATCCAAGAGGTTTTTTCAGAGTCTTATAAGAGCAAACTGTTTAGTTTTAGCTGATTTGACATGTAGAAATTGTGATTCTGGCTACACCTAAACCAGCTCAGAGTGTTGGGTTTAACAACACTCACCGACAGGGAAGGTGTGCATCCAGCGGCGGCGGTTGGAGGTGAGCTTCATAGGCATCCTTGATGGGGTGAAGGGGTTTATGAGTGCTCTCTGAGGGGTGTAACCTCCTGGTCGGATAATCAGTGTAGACTCCGCACTTCCCACTGTGAACCTGCCAGGGGCACTGGAGTCCCGCTGAGAGTCGATCATCTTTTCTAACAACTCTgatcaacacaaaaacaagaggAGTGTTGAAAGAGAAGACGCCACGTGCCATGGAGGCTCTGTCCTTCGCGTCACGCAGCACTTACCTCTGGTGCTGGTGTATCCCAAAGAACTGCTGACTTCATACTGAGCAGGAGGCATCCGGGGGATCAGCAGCATGTTGGACACGGGACCCAGACTGTCATCGGAGGCCAGGCTCCGCTGTTCATCTGGTCCTCCTGTGCGAACTGGTGGAGACGCCCCAATACCTGCGCTGACGTCCACTGAGCCCCAGCTCTTCCTCCCAGTCGTCTCTTTGTCTCGACCCATTCTGAATCACACGCAGAATAGGACATGTAGAAGATTCATCTTCTCTTTGGTTTCGTTCCGTGCATGCTGTGAAATACCTGAAGTTAGTGCTCCTCTGAATTCGAGAAGGTCCCGGAAGTCTGAAAACCTGGGCATCATAGGCGTCATAGTCCACCTGGATAGGAAGGCTGTTGTCTGAATCCTTTGGTACACAAAGAGCTGGAAGAGGTCATGGGGGTCACTACCTATTTTATGCTTAAAAGTAATATAAACAGTTAAAGACTTGGCCAAAACTTACTGTGTTCTTTGCTGCTTCTGAATTTTTCTGCATGAAGCTATAAATAAAGGACACTTTAATGAGTTGTTAACATAGGTAATATTTAGTAAAGCTCTAACATGCATGTGATGTGACCGTACCTTACGGCCAGCCAGTTTGATTCGAGGGGTGAAGGAGCTACAAGAATTCTGACTTTTGGAGGTGTAGAAGCTGTGAGCGTGGAAGAAAATGCGATATATAGTTTAACCGCTGCCACCATTACATCTACAGCTGTGACATTGGATGATCTATAATGATCTATTTCTCTTGCCTGTGGTTGATCCAGTGAGGCAGGTTATAGTCATCTCCTACACGAGAGTCTCCAGGTGTCGTCCTGTTGTGCAGCTGAAAGAGGACATGACATACACCATTAGAAACTACATGAGGCCTGGTGCACATACAGAAAGTCATATACTCTAGATGTGTCACCTTGAATAACGGCACTGCGTGCAACGGCTGCTCCCCCATGCACACCAAGTCCACACCAATACCTAGAAGGGAACAGGTACGTCATGAATGTCCCATAATCTCTGTTAACAACAAGGCTGTCTTCATACCTACCGTTATCAATCATGCGCTGTTTGGTGAGAATCATGAGCAGACGGTCGACTTCAAACACTCCAACGCCAGGTGTGATGACCACGGACATCTGGCCAGTGCGGTCGAAGTTACGATTGATGTAGTGCTTGTCAAACACTGGGAGAAATGGTGACTATTAGATTAGGATTAGATTAACATTCTTTTATAGAAGGACACTGTAACTGATCTTTGACCCCTCTTTATCATCATCCAATTCTTTTTGCTCATATACTGTACAAAGCACTGTTTTGTTCCTTGCTAATCTAATTGTGTTGTCCTTAGTTTTAATTTTGATTTCTAATCCTGTTACTTGAGGAGTTTCCTCAAAGTGAATTAAAAACACTTCTTTGCCTTATAATTTGTCATGACATTAGGTCCTGAGGTCAAATAACCCAGACATATAGAAGGCGTTCTAATAATATAAACGAAAGTTCAGAAACAAGACAGCTCATTTAGCAGGCACTTCCTGTATTTCTGTCACATGCACTTTTTACTGTCCAGAGTCTGAATGTGATCTCAGAATCTGAGCAGTTCTGTCACCTAATCATCaccaaattaaataaaacacttcaCCCGGACTACAAACCTCCCAAGGACAAACACAGATTAGTGTGAAAAGATTAGTGGATTCCACTGGATGTCTGCTCAATGTTCTAATACAAGCAGTTACTGTTATGAAAATGTAAATCAACAACACTCATGAGTACATTTCCTCTCCTTTACACTACTTACCATTGAAAGAGAGGTTAATAGCCTCCAGGTAATTTCCCTGAGCAGCAGTGGAGTTGTAACCCACAGGAAAACCATCTGGTGTGACAGAAAGTAACCACAAGATTTTAGCTAGAAGCTAAAAAAATGGTCTGTCAGTCAGAAAAGTGCCTTCCTCTTTTACTACCTGCTTCTTTTAGTCGCACGAGCACGGGATACTGGATGAACAGCTTCTTAATAGTGACTAGCAGTGACGTCCACTCGTCCCGTCTCTCATTCTGAGCCACCACTCTGATTGCAAGAGTCACAAGCTGTAAAATCTGTGATTTTACTGAACGCTGATCATGTCGATGTGCTTACCTGTAGAAGTCTTCGTAAAATCTGCCCTCATGATCCTGTCTGATGGACGATCTCAGAATCTCTGGGAATTCCTCTGAGG
This sequence is a window from Parambassis ranga chromosome 17, fParRan2.1, whole genome shotgun sequence. Protein-coding genes within it:
- the depdc5 gene encoding GATOR complex protein DEPDC5 isoform X1 codes for the protein MKTNKSYKLVLHKKGFGGSDDELVVNPKVFPQVSLRDIIEIAHPTDEYSPLLLQVKSLKEDLQKETISVDQTVAQAFKLRAYQDVIVNIVDPKEVTLDLVELTFKDQYIGRGDMWRLKKSLVSTCAYVTQKVEFAGIRAQASELWVKGEKVTCGYISEATRVVFRSTSAMVYIFIQMSCEMWDFDIYGDLYFEKAVNGFLSDLFTKWKEKNCSHEVTVVLFSRTFYSAKTLEEFPEILRSSIRQDHEGRFYEDFYRVVAQNERRDEWTSLLVTIKKLFIQYPVLVRLKEADGFPVGYNSTAAQGNYLEAINLSFNVFDKHYINRNFDRTGQMSVVITPGVGVFEVDRLLMILTKQRMIDNGIGVDLVCMGEQPLHAVPLFKLHNRTTPGDSRVGDDYNLPHWINHSFYTSKSQNSCSSFTPRIKLAGRKLHAEKFRSSKEHTLCVPKDSDNSLPIQVDYDAYDAQVFRLPGPSRIQRSTNFRMGRDKETTGRKSWGSVDVSAGIGASPPVRTGGPDEQRSLASDDSLGPVSNMLLIPRMPPAQYEVSSSLGYTSTRELLEKMIDSQRDSSAPGRFTVGSAESTLIIRPGGYTPQRALINPFTPSRMPMKLTSNRRRWMHTFPVGPSGEPIQIHHQTRQNMAELQGSQQRDPAHTSAELLELAYHEATGRRTTSRQAGENGLYVGGGMEEFTGSPGSNNSGTLTKTGSSFQDFSPSGTDPTLLLSAPPTVPSFCCTVGVDWKSLTTPACLPLTTDYFPDRQTLQNDYTEGCYDLLPHSDLDRREDEAPVMSASQVFEEFICQRLMQGYQIIVQPNNRKPQPAVATPLGSSPLYSRGLVSLRRAEEEETVYWLSMGRTFHKVCLKDKIITVTRYLPKYPYESAQIQYSYSLCPPHSEAQFVSCWVEFGHERLEEYKWNYLDQYICSAGSEDFSLIDSLKFWRTRFLLLPAGGARRVADGEGHWDVYGEGAGAGMCSSGDWVLLDGFIRFLEGLNRIRRRHRSDRIIRQKGTPMKGLQVTSPLPPYPTEPVAPPQGKKGTSALSALLEMEQNQKTLEEQQQAKPSAAVSDPSNVATAPSYVDSPRKDAAFILDLIRSPRSSYIYHSQLPAESSEAADKGVQPGVSAGAAAAAAQPAGEAAVSVTDTSGQSAAGALSLSSSSTLLEILEAIKHPTTGVQLLPEQKGLPLNCFISAEVVHWLVNNVEGVATQGMAIDIMQKMLDEGLVAHASGDAMRTFIYGFYFYRIVGEKDGLNSQLSTTAAGGWSTAALEDFALFQRKWFEVAFVLEERRPCDLPAFLLPWLPSRPASYASRHSSFSRSFGGRSQAAALLAATVPEQKTVTLDVDVNNRSDRTEWCSCYYHGNFSLNSAFEIKLHWMAVTAAVLFEMVQGWHRKAASCGFLLVPVLEVPFAQTSYLYGDPLRAQLFIPLNIQCLLKNSSDNLFEGFEPETYWDRMQLFQEAILYRFGFVHDKFSASTFNFPSENKPQYIHVTGTVFLQLPYSKRKYSSGQQRRRRNSTTSNSQGPFGGEERVGYYWAYNTMLTKAWRTGVLGDEKLADRLLKDFTDFCSNKDNRLLNLWDSCQEKMNASAP